The following are from one region of the Sciurus carolinensis chromosome 5, mSciCar1.2, whole genome shotgun sequence genome:
- the Pou4f1 gene encoding POU domain, class 4, transcription factor 1, whose amino-acid sequence MMSMNSKQPHFAMHPTLPEHKYPSLHSSSEAIRRACLPTPPLQSNLFASLDETLLARAEALAAVDIAVSQGKSHPFKPDATYHTMNSVPCTSTSTVPLAHHHHHHHHHQALEPGDLLDHISSPSLALMAGAGGAGAAGGGGGAHDGPGGGGGPGGGGGPGGGGPGGGGGGGGPGGGGGGPGGGLLGGSAHPHPHMHGLGHLSHPAAAAAMNMPSGLPHPGLVAAAAHHGAAAAAAAAAAGQVAAASAAAAVVGAAGLASICDSDTDPRELEAFAERFKQRRIKLGVTQADVGSALANLKIPGVGSLSQSTICRFESLTLSHNNMIALKPILQAWLEEAEGAQREKMNKPELFNGGEKKRKRTSIAAPEKRSLEAYFAVQPRPSSEKIAAIAEKLDLKKNVVRVWFCNQRQKQKRMKFSATY is encoded by the coding sequence CTGCAGAGCAACCTCTTCGCCAGCCTGGACGAGACACTGCTGGCGCGGGCGGAGGCGCTGGCGGCCGTGGACATCGCGGTGTCCCAGGGCAAGAGCCACCCTTTCAAGCCGGACGCCACCTACCACACGATGAACAGCGTGCCATGCACGTCCACATCCACCGTGCCCCTGgcgcaccaccaccaccatcaccatcaccaccaggcATTAGAGCCAGGAGATCTGCTGGACCACATCTCGTCGCCGTCGCTCGCGCTCATGGCCGGAGCAGGCGGCGCGGGCGCGGCGGGCGGTGGTGGAGGCGCCCACGACGGCCCCGGGGGCGGTGGCGGCCCGGGGGGCGGCGGTGGCCCAGGTGGCGGCGGCCcagggggcggcggcggcggcggtggcccAGGGGGCGGTGGTGGCGGCCCGGGCGGCGGGCTCCTAGGCGGCTCGGCTCACCCGCATCCGCACATGCATGGCCTGGGCCACCTGTCGCACCCAGCGGCGGCGGCTGCCATGAACATGCCGTCCGGGCTGCCGCACCCGGGGCTGGTGGCTGCAGCCGCGCACCATGGCGctgcagcagcagcggcagcggcagcggcagggCAGGTGGCTGCGGCGTCCGCAGCGGCGGCAGTGGTGGGTGCGGCGGGCCTGGCGTCGATCTGCGACTCGGACACTGACCCGCGCGAGCTCGAAGCGTTTGCTGAACGCTTCAAGCAGCGGCGCATCAAGCTGGGCGTGACGCAGGCCGACGTGGGCTCGGCGCTCGCCAACCTCAAGATCCCCGGCGTGGGATCGCTCAGCCAGAGCACCATCTGCAGGTTCGAGTCGCTGACGCTCTCACACAACAACATGATTGCGCTCAAGCCCATCCTGCAGGCTTGGCTAGAGGAAGCCGAGGGTGCCCAGCGCGAGAAAATGAACAAGCCCGAGCTCTTCAACGGCGGCGAGAAGAAGCGCAAGCGGACTTCCATCGCCGCGCCAGAGAAGCGCTCCCTCGAGGCCTACTTCGCTGTACAACCCCGGCCCTCGTCGGAGAAGATCGCAGCCATCGCCGAGAAACTGGACCTCAAAAAGAACGTGGTGCGGGTGTGGTTTTGCAACCAGAGACAGAAGCAGAAGCGGATGAAATTCTCCGCCACTTACTAA